The genomic DNA AGTTGGACCATTGGTTTCCGTCCAGCCAATATATGTACAGAGacgtaaaaattaaacattacATTTATTACATCCGCATAATGTAATATATTACAAATCCTTTATGTTGCTTTCGATAAATAAAACACAAAACAAAACTAGTCCTTATGGTACATGCgcagaaaaaaatcatttcttggcgcaagaaaaattttcttttatgaaACAAATGTAAAAATGTTCGTAGGAatggaaaagaaaaatttttttgtgaaagaaaaattttgaattatgaaattaaaataaaaattttcttaggactagaaaaGAAGAATTTTTCgacacaagaaaaattttcctttatgaattaaatgtaaaaattttcataaggattgaaaagaagaattttttagtgcaagaaaaattttgaattatgaaattaaaacaaaaattttcttaggactggaaaagaagaattttttgacacaagaaaaattttgaattatgaaattaaaacaaaaattttcttaggactggaaaagaagaattttttgacacaagaaaaattttgaattatgaaattaaaacaaaaattttcttaggagtGGAAAAGAAGAACTTTTcggcgcaagaaaaattttaattatgaaatgaaaccaaaaattttctatggagtaaaaaaaaaaatttcttggtgcaagaaattCCCCCCTcccctaaaaatttattcttggctcaagaaaattttcattttcattcgTAATGCAAAAAAGTTTCTCGagacgagtaaaaatttttcgcgccgaAATCTTTTTTCGTGTGCGCacactaaatttttataaataattattctaaacCTAAAGACAAATGTAATGTATGCTCTTAATTAAACCCAAGTTTGAACAGTTGGCTTTTAGACCACGACTAATCTGTTGCTAAAAAACTACAATACAAATCATCCtgggatttaaaaaaacggtttcgcaactaaaatattaattcaataattaactacgataaataattatatttcaacaaattatctcgtggaatttatatattattatctatttataCCGTCATGCAGTTACAAGCAATTTAAATCCGtatatatttctgtgtatattCTTATAGCAATGAACATCCTGCGCAAACGCTCAAGGTAATCTGCCgctattatttttcttaactcattttatttataattttacacgcggataaaaaaataaaccattcaaatttaaaataatttataaatactttctcaacaaaataaataaaaaaatagcagaCTTACCATgactgataaataattaattccaaGTTAACGATACCGGCATATCTATCATCAGGTCTACAGTAGCATACCGGTCACAATGATTATCACACAATCACTAGTCACTTATTACACTGAAAAcattaattagtaatataattattaatttttttatcaaataaaaacaatacgTTCACGAATATAAAACACACACGTTCAAAAATACCGATCCGCGGGTTTCGCGGGAAGATGATTCGCGGGTCAagtaaagaaacaaaaaaatattagtgtaaaaattcaaataaaaaacagGGTAATCGTAACGTGTAAATCGTGTTGGCAGAGACCGGGATAAGGATACCGGTGAATTTAAAACCTGGCAGACAACGACTGAGCTCGAGACCGGCAGGTAGGTAAGCAGTTGTTGCCCCTCTACTTTATACCACCTTTACTTTATACTATAGAGCATATACACCAACCTCTAAACCATTCTCCATTCTCTACTCCATTCTCCTTCACGTTCTTCGGTCTTCAGTTCAACTCAACTTCTGTTCTGTTCTGTCCtatttctttctttctcttcTCGGGCACCAGCTATTTGTATCCCTTTTTACGCACCTCCGCTACGCTCACTCGCTCACGACCTGTTCGACCGacaatatttacttttaaaaggACAAACATCGACAGGTACTCTCTTCCGTAGGATTCAGAGTTAGAGcgatgatatttttattaaataataattaggaaAGTAATGATATGGGAAATCTTACGGTCAGTTCGGGTCAAGTATAAATGGAATTgtttaaacaattttcaatatttattgtacagctaaaaaattaattaatcaagaCGATTAAACGGTGTTAGAAATAACTTGCTCGTCTTCGTCGTCTGACAGCTCGTCAGTTGGCTCTGCGTCCTGGAGATAGTGttcaaagtttattttaaacgaTTCTGTTGTCGGTGGGGATCTTAATGAtgctctaaaaaatatttaattgtacaaataaataattattgttagtTGATAATTGCCTTATTCATTTAGCGGACCGTTAGCTTCgctaagtgttttttttttttatagagtaaatatttttaatgtatcATTAATAACTGctgtacttttttatttttgcgatacttgtaaattaattgagattgtgagatttttttttaattaaaaaaaaaatctcatagtaacgcacttatttttttttatttttatttttatgaagaaaaaTGATGGACTCAGTAAATATGGGGAAAATGggcctttaaaaaaaatttaacgtttaattatttctactttttatgagaaaattttcaattaaattattgaaataaaaatttttatgaatgattttacgttttttaaagaaattttgggTTGCCATTATTGCCCCtttgtagttttaaaaaaatatctcagtACTAACtcatacttattttattttatttttatttttatgaaaaaaaaaaagatggacTTAGTAactgtggggcaaaatgggccttttcaaaaaaaattaaaaaatttaattatttttactttttataagaaaattttcaattaaattattgaaataaaaatttttatgaatgattttaatttttaaaaaaaattttggatagCCCTTATTGCCCCTttgtagtttaaaaaaaaatgtgggtATATTTTGTctcttgaaatttaaatttataaagatcTCGATTCAATGAACCGAAGATCGgcagtttattaaataaattattacctaAAAACAAAAGGACCCGCACGATTCGGTCTCACAGACTCGACATCTTTGATCAAAGTTATGAAGTTTTCCTCCAGCTGTTTGTTGTCCATACTTAGCTGGAATTTAAAagcttatattttatttgaacataaaataaatactgaaactttaagtaaaaaaaaatacatacaagTCCAATTGGTGTAGTGACAGTACCGTACTGAGTTTGTCGTTCGTAAGGTTTTGCAACATATTTGACACcatgaataattttctttatcaaGTTAGATATGTTCAGTCCCAAAGTAcctttgaaatattaatcgagcaattaaatcaaataaaaaattatgaaaactgatgaaaaaaaatttaatttgaataaatttaccaGTACGAGGATTaggaaattttcttttcattaaGCCTCTGACGACTGTCAAATCAACCATCATTTCCGGATGGGCTACTGCAGCATGAAAatcatttattgaaatatcaccagcctaaaataattaaataaataaataattattataaatataatttatacgaTTAAGGACATTCAGACAACGCCccctactttttaaaaatatttaatgactttcaattttaatgactgcaatttaaatttaattatttaattagttaaaaaaaaaagaaagcattaattgaaaaaaagaaaacgcAGTTGCAATTTCGCcgagatatagatttaaaaaaaaattacttggagtttgttatcaattaggagttgaacgaaattttttgaataaattttagtctaaaaaatttgaaaatttgaattataatttagacatgaagattttactaaagtttattttccaaatttcgctcaactcctaattgatatctttgatgttttttaattaattgatcaaaTTTAAATGCGGTCATTACAATtgagttattaaatatttttaaaaaatgagggGGTCTGAGAACGCCTATACTCTAacagccactttagcttgaaattgacagtaatttgacattgaaattgcctgaaatttgatgacaatttgacagcaaaagttggaaagaaaaatttgcggtaatTTTTGCTAAGTTTAGAGGTAactttttactagaaaaaaaaattcggtaatattaatttttaccattttagaaggtaagcaaatttatacatacaaaTGACTACAATttgacgttaaaaaaatacttaaaaatttttcaagtcaaattaacaataaattgatataaaaatttgcctgaaaattgacaacTTTTGTCAAGTCAACTTCTGAAGtcaatttgcattctaattcggatagtaaatttacgtcaaattgtatagcaaattgtcgtcaaaaatggaaaagtccgaagttgacggccatttgacgaaaaattcaaggaaacttttgtcaagtaaacttttgctaaagcaaactgtacTATTAGGGTAAATAAGAATGTAATTAACCTGAATTTGTGTAATGAGTTCTTTGCCGCCAACGATTTCAGCTCCAGCTTTTTTAGCCAGTTCCTGAAGTTCTTCTGTCTTGGCAAAAGCAATCACTCGTCTTTTTTCTCCATGATCGAAAGTATGAGgcatataaacatttcttgaaaatttttcaaccaaTTTGGTGGGTCTTTCagtctaaaaattaaaatttattcgctaacataaaaaaaaatgactattatcacagataaattattttgttatataaTTACCTGCAtgttaatttcaataaatgcGTTTACAAATGCATCGGGATCGTCATAGCGCTCTGGCTGATGAGAATCACGATGACACTCTACAGCTTCATTGAAAGAATAAACTTTTCTTCTGAAAAATCTTTCAACCCATACATCATCCACTGCCTCTTTCTTTTTCGTGTCATCATTAAACAAAATGTTGAATGGTATCACTTCTctgcaattatttatatatttgacaAGTTCTATCAGCAATTACCgacagaattttattttcatgataccagcatcgaaactcaAAGTTTCAGTGGCTCTACATCCAGTCGAGAAAAGTGAATTTCAAGCTACggccgtattctgaagccaacttaaagggaagtgttggagagcaaacagttacctttaagttgtcagtaaattgtctgtaacttgcattcaatttgactacaagtgttactgtcagacaatgacgttaagttgattgagtttcacttaaaattgacggcaagtttttctgtgaaattacattcagatgacggcagttgatttgcatcaacttgcacgcaagtattatccagccgaGGCTTACTagaaacttgtcgttaagttacccgaaaatgtttcactgcagaacttgctgagcaattacatttaaagtgtggctatcagggtccttttaaaagacatcttcgagacatcttaaagttgtctctgtgctaTTTGGGGCTCTACAACGAGTCAAAGGAAGCTAATTTCAGTTCAATGCCGCGAATTAATTTTAGCAAACGCGTAAATTTTGAATGCCTTCAGTTAGCGGGcagaaaaatttgtgtttcGTCTCTTGGGAAAAAACAAATCATGTTTCTGCCGCTGACTGAAgacttttgcaatttaaactctgatacttgtcatttttttaatactaatttcagaccattaattttatttacgtaaatgacagttctgtgattaagttttataaga from Microplitis mediator isolate UGA2020A chromosome 7, iyMicMedi2.1, whole genome shotgun sequence includes the following:
- the LOC130672332 gene encoding 50S ribosomal protein L1, which codes for MKFKLRSLKFKMAASAGGRLMTLAAVLQPKIIYNYYNLCPLTQVRQYAARKGTRERARKKKVKKEVIKVPFVPFHMRVKKEEVIPFNILFNDDTKKKEAVDDVWVERFFRRKVYSFNEAVECHRDSHQPERYDDPDAFVNAFIEINMQTERPTKLVEKFSRNVYMPHTFDHGEKRRVIAFAKTEELQELAKKAGAEIVGGKELITQIQAGDISINDFHAAVAHPEMMVDLTVVRGLMKRKFPNPRTGTLGLNISNLIKKIIHGVKYVAKPYERQTQYGTVTTPIGLLSMDNKQLEENFITLIKDVESVRPNRAGPFVFRASLRSPPTTESFKINFEHYLQDAEPTDELSDDEDEQVISNTV